One segment of Anopheles stephensi strain Indian chromosome 3, UCI_ANSTEP_V1.0, whole genome shotgun sequence DNA contains the following:
- the LOC118514218 gene encoding probable RNA helicase armi, whose translation MFRLTAWFIRKAWEKTPNQQLSLAENIRLYEEMLQQEDENDGKKKQEQIVKQAIEPTDCFQTTGTITEVRADYIIIDGIYFVPKALLKNTEAGAHVEENTKVQFLANRKTDPLSGETSTKVVKIISILGNHWSGGDTAAAAATEEEDWTQQTDTTTTNATTYYKSNRRREPGTVIGNENDILMVETDAGDPISVNIDKTSMSFVPAMGDYVTLDCVVQMDGKFVDFKGEVLEVVGIEPTRIVSDIGTIVAIEQEGGEIRATASNSTVIYQATILTDYRPKTGDRVEYKAVENKHVRMRCISVKLLAPAVMKTLENNPSQAPFRNGNTRPTNSLWQDKHGIRITGEFDVTLKDGQDRACRKVVIKNESDKQHKILKMLGPKSDMPQVCLKSPVAHAQTFLFPGESVEYEFEISGGGIFGRNEESCIWCFGGAFRIGRIFRITVGDTNDERFPAATTIGGGSFGRVSYCKKQLALLNMRRAPGTVLAGRGFGNRMNFIANPLPAYNVPSELFDILLTTQSRAEVKNILERAPYCLNEPLSPLNYSRLMKNFIYLEEIALQIEFRKHDIDRAHFTAEDSFLALEVPNIVEARPSIMVGDAVRATAPWTKDTTIYQGIIHRVLHSRVLLKFDQTFHARYNGESYAIQFTFGRTVFRKQQHAIKRVQQTMGFEYLFPERLQLQEPLLNVRLHAGTHDMILEEKMADGKTVSRGLPWCNAALNRYQKQAVVNVLRGEARPTPHIIFGPPGTGKTITIIELIHQLVANVPSSRVIVVTPSNSAAYLITERLARGGILQPGDFIRLVAMSQVERESVPEHLAQYCATVDVADERSTFGDVLVTESGLRMKFQAKHIGRHRVTISTCLGIGSLMMMKFDPNHFTHVIIDEAGQAMEPETLIPICQVGRTSGTVVLVGDPKQLGHSVHFADGEQWNSNLSLLERLLDRRLYSVDRRRFSEEETAGYDPRLVTMLRINYRSIPAVLSLYNDLFYGSTLQPYRPAVTEQEVELIAAVRDILRMEPTTDANTARDGFFFCGINGTNKQSPESPSWFNPAEACMVHKIVERLYRGGRCGPDDIGIITPYVMQVRSIRRIFDAASLESPKIGSVEEFQGQERKVIILSAVRSSAVFLARDATAKLGFIAAPKRINVAISRAKVVLVVVGNPHLLATDDIWGSLLQRAVNGKTYCGCSLPSTLMERSRDVAMANRQKSIQGGGHNLLQRQYDDDDEDETEQY comes from the exons ATGTTTCGTCTCACGGCGTGGTTCATACGCAAGGCGTGGGAAAAGACGCCAAACCAACAACTATCGCTAGCAGAAAATATACGTCTGTACGAGGAAATGCTGCAACAGGAGGACGAAAATGATGGTAAAAAGAAGCAGGAACAGATCGTCAAACAAGCGATTGAACCAACGGATTGTTTCCAAACGACCG GCACAATCACAGAGGTGCGGGCAGACTACATCATCATCGATGGCATCTATTTCGTGCCGAAAGCTTTGCTGAAAAACACCGAAGCGGGTGCCCATGTGGAGGAAAACACTAAGGTTCAGTTCTTGGCCAATCGTAAGACGGACCCTCTGTCAGGCGAAACGTCCACGAAGGTAGTGAAAATCATTTCCATACTAGGCAACCACTGGAGCGGTGGtgatacagcagcagcagcagcgactgaagaagaagattgg aCACAGCAAACCGATACAACTACCACCAACGCCACCACATACTACAAGAGCAATAGGCGACGTGAACCGGGCACCGTGATCGGCAATGAGAACGATATACTGATGGTGGAAACCGATGCTGGTGATCCGATCAGTGTGAACATTGACAAAACCAGCATGTCATTCGTGCCGGCAATGGGGGACTACGTGACGCTGGACTGTGTCGTACAGATGGACGGCAAGTTCGTCGACTTTAAGGGTGAAGTGTTGGAGGTGGTGGGCATCGAACCAACACGCATCGTCTCCGACATCGGTACGATCGTGGCGATCGAGCAGGAGGGCGGTGAAATCCGTGCTACCGCCTCAAACAGTACGGTCATCTATCAGGCGACCATACTGACCGACTATCGGCCGAAAACGGGTGACCGGGTGGAGTATAAAGCCGTCGAAAATAAGCACGTGCGTATGCGCTGCATCAGTGTGAAGCTGCTTGCGCCAGCCGTCATGAAAACGTTGGAAAACAATCCATCGCAGGCACCGTTTCGAAATGGCAACACCAGACCGACCAATAGCTTGTGGCAGGATAAGCACGGTATTCGCATTACCGGCGAGTTTGACGTCACGCTCAAGGATGGCCAGGATCGGGCATGTCGGAAGGTGGTGATAAAGAACGAATCGGACAAACAGCACAAGATACTGAAAATGCTCGGTCCGAAGAGTGACATGCCGCAGGTATGCCTCAAGTCACCGGTTGCACACGCCCAAACCTTCCTGTTCCCGGGCGAATCGGTTGAGTACGAGTTTGAGATATCGGGTGGAGGAATATTCGGACGGAACGAGGAATCGTGCATATGGTGCTTCGGAGGTGCATTTCGTATCGGGCGCATTTTTCGCATCACAGTAGGCGATACGAACGATGAACGGTTTCCCGCAGCAACGACGATCGGCGGCGGGAGCTTCGGGAGGGTTTCGTACTGTAAGAAGCAGCTTGCCCTGCTCAACATGAGACGTGCACCGGGCACGGTCCTGGCCGGCCGTGGCTTTGGCAATCGTATGAACTTTATCGCAAACCCGCTGCCCGCCTACAACGTACCGtcggagctgttcgacattcTCCTGACGACGCAAAGCCGTGCCGAGGTTAAGAACATACTCGAACGTGCTCCGTACTGCTTGAACGAACCGCTGTCTCCCCTGAACTATAGCAGGCTGATGAAAAATTTCATCTATCTCGAGGAAATAGCGCTGCAGATAGAGTTCCGCAAGCATGACATCGATAGGGCACACTTCACGGCCGAGGACAGCTTTCTGGCGCTGGAGGTGCCGAACATTGTCGAAGCGCGACCTTCCATCATGGTGGGCGACGCGGTGCGTGCCACTGCACCATGGACCAAGGACACGACCATCTATCAGGGCATCATCCACCGAGTGCTGCATAGCCGCGTGTTGCTCAAGTTTGACCAAACGTTCCACGCACGGTACAATGGCGAAAGTTACGCGATTCAGTTCACGTTCGGGCGGACCGTGTTCcgcaagcagcagcacgcgATCAAGCGCGTACAGCAGACGATGGGATTCGAGTATCTGTTTCCCGAGCGATTGCAGCTACAGGAACCGCTGCTGAACGTGCGCCTTCACGCGGGTACCCATGATATGATACTGGAGGAAAAAATGGCCGACGGCAAAACGGTGTCCCGCGGGCTGCCGTGGTGTAACGCAGCACTGAACCGGTACCAGAAGCAGGCGGTCGTGAATGTGCTGCGGGGCGAGGCTCGTCCCACTCCGCACATCATCTTCGGACCACCGGGAACGGGGAAAACGATCACCATCATTGAGCTGATTCATCAGCTGGTGGCGAATGTGCCCAGTTCGCGCGTGATCGTTGTTACGCCGTCAAACAGTGCGGCCTACCTCATTACGGAACGATTGGCAAGGGGCGGTATTTTACAGCCGGGTGACTTTATACGGCTCGTTGCCATGAGCCAGGTGGAGCGGGAATCGGTGCCGGAACATCTCGCCCAGTACTGCGCCACCGTAGATGTGGCCGACGAGCGTAGCACGTTCGGCGATGTGCTGGTAACTGAGTCGGGGCTGCGCATGAAGTTTCAGGCCAAACACATCGGCCGGCACCGTGTGACGATCAGCACCTGTCTCGGTATTGgctcgctgatgatgatgaagtttGATCCGAACCACTTCACGCACGTGATTATCGATGAGGCCGGCCAGGCGATGGAACCGGAAACGTTGATTCCAATCTGCCAAGTTGGCCGGACGAGCGGTACGGTCGTGCTGGTCGGCGATCCGAAGCAGCTCGGCCATTCCGTGCATTTCGCCGACGGTGAGCAGTGGAACAGCAACCTGTCGCTGCTCGAACGGTTGCTCGATCGGCGGCTGTACTCCGTCGATCGGCGGCGCTTTTCCGAGGAAGAAACGGCCGGTTACGATCCACGGCTGGTGACGATGCTGCGCATCAACTACCGCTCCATCCCGGCCGTACTGTCGCTGTACAATGATTTGTTTTACGGCAGCACGCTCCAGCCGTACCGGCCCGCCGTGACCGAGCAGGAGGTTGAGCTGATCGCTGCCGTGCGGGACATTTTGCGAATGGAACCGACGACCGACGCAAACACTGCCCGGGATGGGTTCTTCTTCTGCGGTATCAATGGCACGAACAAACAGTCGCCCGAAAGCCCGTCCTGGTTCAATCCGGCCGAGGCGTGCATGGTGCACAAGATCGTGGAACGGTTGTACAGGGGCGGAAGGTGCGGTCCGGACGATATCGGCATTATTACCCCGTACGTGATGCAGGTGCGTAGCATCAGGCGCATTTTCGATGCGGCATCACTCGAATCGCCCAAGATTGGCTCGGTGGAAGAGTTCCAGGGACAGGAGCGCAAGGTGATCATTCTGTCGGCGGTACGATCGTCCGCGGTGTTTTTGGCACGCGATGCTACCGCGAAACTCGGATTTATTGCGGCCCCGAAGCGCATCAATGTGGCCATTTCGCGTGCGAAGGTGGTGCTGGTAGTCGTAGGCAACCCGCACCTGCTGGCAACGGACGACATTTGGGGCAGTTTGCTGCAGCGTGCGGTGAACGGTAAGACGTACTGTGGCTGTTCGCTTCCATCGACCCTTATGGAGCGATCGCGTGATGTTGCCATGGCGAACCGACAGAAAAGCATCCAAGGAGGCGGGCACAATCTTTTGCAGCGCCAgtacgacgatgacgacgaggaTGAGACCGAGCAATATTGA